The Kitasatospora setae KM-6054 genome contains a region encoding:
- a CDS encoding EndoU domain-containing protein gives MSHSSIEVNASTAAFFSAITGMPWPKIREGELRDVRDAYERFAEEMPELREQIAKVAVACLRQGEGATMKAFSEELKSFIGGTGGDDYVTAAGATAKKLADCAADVANAVEYTKWMAIAQLVQLLVEIALAIFWAPFSFGASLSGLVLRKLLTKVALQALMKYLLKTILMHTFAGLVGGLLMDGIIQGIQIGQGNRKEVDKEYTKQAALFGVIGGVLGGPLELLGLGLGKLLGRLIGKSGGKLLADRLSDYLVHGDLQGLKGLLKAAKEAAEKEGRTGSTGLLGKELLAKSEKELAGMAFTKKEAKALARDLGSLLEAATEQLQNGFGKVGRGTLAEIFEKDMGTIFAKHLGDSLGGKEAARALGREFGEAFTRNWLSGVERAALKDGLGAVAKDVAGAAAGAGAKDAAGAGAGAVAKDVAGAAAGAGAKDAAGAGAGAVAKDVAGAAAGAAPGGGLRTALGDVLKGVDPKVPGLSARHVEMLSTHLPDLAEGITGGNRAYHLGLALGGYLQSGAQNVLSEGFYNLIFGEDHEFSVSAGSFLGGVLTGAMGHVLHLGAHPVMARYQQWVHDKQYEAVAEGASEYFPLHHPISFAALASLASGKIVPFPVPRMGHPGSYEVAKLRHGTLDDLADAVGHASGKPVTSPPADSEVAELIQSLLDHVDLLEGDHPGGTEPVVKVPTESAEHLDEPGGNVPKPPAGQPPTRSRDEDLTTSTHTSTSTSTSTGGAAGETPPPPPPKAPKAPTQSHGPVLEQPVAAPVRPVPSAQQQQQHVTAQHQQVEQQQQPSPQATVVPEVPVAPDVPSGPPRAAFGDAAWQRPRRGLPEDWSDAEARLAAHRIATTGVPEQVGERVGDRPPPLVFRGEHAGVKVNVRVEDGLITDVWGEPHQRPPHPSGGGSPTVLGTREIRPPANPLARSTAERRHESFQATRLRYPDGDTETLLTLRVHLDTRHLDPAAPDTAKALEALRQRARQGVADTYDLGQRLPGGDRLRVEVEFTDRPEDAHHTATVHPGAGREDLTNWNLHSDATTLAHELGHALGLADEYREAGAGPRPVYPDSGLMGTWYRDGRDRPLLDLDRTGTTPGTDAPRGVLRARNLRQLGATVDAAFGPAPSPHPDLPARARFGEDTRRTALYGGPNGGGHLYAPAGSGRERPAPVPGGGHRNGTFRVVGGPAEHLRPRPNDPAGDLAGARHRTVFPEHWTADDAVYAAEQAYQHALRTGNTTRTGPYAYHWEGEYAGVRIEGEVKAGEFTSFRPADRQSDLDTPAYAPWHSTRQPFDLRGDDLLQYGDRHTMTGAHHAPTPAAAAAHGIRIERLPEPARPNGTYRATVHYLDPTIAPGAPLARQDTHWHTPAGAPPHTMYPEHWTLADVHAAVEEAYRNRRDPRPPGTGAEHWVGEARGVRIEGVTRDGRHLVHRPTDDQPGTPAPTHRSAPLREPATPGTGHRPPTATPAPLPAQPPHPDLRRAAPTPPQTPHAPHVPGNDLPEPGRRIDVPDDGLCLLHAVGVSAPELVAGHPLREKATARRLIDRIAAHFGSLDLAAVPPDIIRMVRARDLGQQQYYHREELRQLLTPGQRAAADGHSYQDLRLQALTGLFERSNPNWTQELSREALLAHLAPEDRAAAADLDHARLAELVREQTRRSDETMLPSERTGLLRAINAWAWNSDYGDSFPALVAHALNLRLRVIPVGPGADQLVGPENGRPLAIYRDGARVHYQASEPPPHPLLSALAAADPALVRKAARPHPATGPAPDPVRVLREAIADYLNTDNRRLPQDLLALVRPGGRHLAPEPTGNLSHHQALTELRRRFGDPDDPLSPTESDLLPSLLAHALDIRFRPTDESPDTVGPAHAPLVELGHPPKDRRAEEETAKAKAKAEAEEAARVLREREEKLAREREEAKAKAEEAARVLREREREEAEAKEREKKEQQGERQEDGEALRAKERAEQEQARLRRAKERAEQERARLRRVEEREEAARLQRVRREEDERARQQEAAEKLRAERAEQERARLEREKEREKARAEAQEKQRLAEEKRERLEREEAEDAARPPKTVIDGGDLVLALSANEVALRQKVIEVLVAKAKGDRDAVRAFAEAYFGPAVLRPILAAVSRGETWRAPFRGNGWSGEVVLRGKLARAERRKGRTKIEFENGADRSVAVGGRAEKQWQFAVGGQLRHTNDDIQLAELVGYFHDRGEGETHVEVSGVVARSKTSVDAVVYDSTMALELDFSGLRHHRAPVRPDAEAAVERVEVGLTVAAPRYQAPPKDVELVPPSRLARDGRIGGQEIVLELTPRARQSDAGQSDAVPKTPVELLLDAVWAEATAQVRENWPALRAKILAEVDFARLHHELKSATAGEPITVVLTDADGEPLARVDITAKVRDLRVVGVTDPTEFNIGTVVQQVSGSQRSRGHAGQFPLFPTTGPALGDGIVNGGANQRHAREGVVIEGSSLTSQLTSKAKVPGVLYEGTVEFTVSFNGKEGKPAGAADVRLLVDRRDTEERSLLPKPETVPATVPETGNVEAASTHRILGPADDVWANGLDDTVVVRDLEGTAALREALDAKGAERYGKDWPRIREEVLATVNLPRLAAHMTALSRGESVEVKLGGKDGIVVTFTAELDRLTHRRVDDEAELNPVSETNAFSEVRGLSSRTDTLHFQAGGKGKDSASGIGVEVTPVGSAQQRAREGWRDRSNERVVANGKYKLPQVLYGAELTVRVEVDVKGRKATAGEKVTVEIGLDKTSTVERELPKGQKDFERPKPKEPQSDANENANANENADGGKKPGEDEDKKPDDQPPVPVLPSRVKSRNELNASYVVHSLGSTADVRAKVKAIIGAKHTLTAEHASRIDRAFKHLVLKGQLSRLSRGAKLTETVGGRLWSAEIVLTAKVREPVAGGEGKAPVPPRPVKGYEFESGSRASRGQGYVQDRVLRGTGGVQAKVKALALEGAVGHVQRRDQTHGEAADVVGSVSNRGKHVEDAAVFDLDAVYDVEVRFTWMGREDGPPVTDSASVRARVAVPLRDAVADTVPKVRPEDTEAQAAAKRAAAAEAEARKLAESLERDRLDSSAIVTDVHSVTEPGEGPRRTLGESLVDQLEDGPRRWKDAAEQRRPGWTAEGWQRAKDAAAEVGRLAKGLFASRDWARMRAELEGELTPDRLQARLKGMLAGDRKPLRIGSVTVETGAVLVGRLEHLGAAGTTEFNAGTDVQHGFADSGSETHSGTGRGHSTNLGGAGTVPGTVPVTIGLAGNYGRGRDWIEAQAKSVASGSASKAKVPGSAYRGEAELQFTITWKPRFGRKVVLRTTARVGFETLIETAETGPVVKPAASGAKEGPALPYKPGPEQAVRVPPERVWKEGLGDTDVLRWLGDVGGLQDMVRELEVKHFGGSTDTARSVTSHSYLSALFSAATRGTDPVSAGQPGSWPLGGDKSLELGVKILELDYQGKDAKIELSPANGFTAGASGTALSSSSGGGQLRVGLKFADDFSHSPALLLGAQRTVREGGGQGGTGQTVSNGKYPTEMARYSGYARIEAVALQGGKELGRSSGVLPFTVDIPFADTSESKIPSDTFLAFSETVPEGDLRFNGDPRILEDAWELLYPRPNQEGAPRTPLDAETRGRLAGLVQLGRAAYGTDFTVHSEAGRHRIWTVHRLAEAAGGARDQLNGLIRELLPTKEPTEPTNADIRRLLEKVERWLSRRHGGQRLTPDELRAAARNDWRVEDDILGVLNPAGSGA, from the coding sequence GTGTCCCACTCCTCCATCGAGGTCAACGCCTCGACGGCGGCCTTCTTCAGCGCGATCACCGGCATGCCCTGGCCGAAGATCCGCGAGGGGGAGCTGCGCGACGTCCGGGACGCCTACGAGCGCTTCGCCGAGGAGATGCCCGAACTCCGCGAGCAGATCGCCAAGGTCGCCGTCGCCTGCCTGCGCCAGGGCGAGGGCGCGACCATGAAGGCGTTCTCGGAGGAGCTGAAGTCCTTCATCGGCGGCACCGGCGGCGACGACTACGTCACGGCCGCCGGCGCCACCGCGAAGAAGCTCGCCGACTGCGCGGCCGACGTCGCCAACGCCGTCGAGTACACCAAGTGGATGGCCATCGCCCAACTCGTCCAACTGCTGGTCGAGATCGCGCTGGCGATCTTCTGGGCGCCGTTCAGCTTCGGCGCCAGCCTCTCCGGGCTGGTGCTGCGCAAGCTGCTCACCAAGGTCGCCCTCCAGGCCCTGATGAAGTACCTGCTCAAGACCATCCTGATGCACACCTTCGCCGGCCTGGTCGGCGGCCTGCTGATGGACGGCATCATCCAGGGCATCCAGATCGGCCAGGGCAACCGCAAGGAGGTCGACAAGGAGTACACCAAGCAGGCCGCCCTGTTCGGCGTCATCGGCGGCGTGCTGGGCGGCCCGCTCGAACTGCTCGGCCTCGGCCTCGGCAAGCTGCTGGGCCGGCTGATCGGCAAGAGCGGCGGCAAACTGCTCGCCGACCGGCTCAGCGACTACCTGGTGCACGGCGACCTCCAGGGCCTCAAGGGCCTGCTGAAGGCGGCGAAGGAGGCCGCCGAGAAGGAGGGCCGGACCGGCTCGACCGGCCTGCTGGGCAAGGAGCTGCTCGCCAAGTCCGAGAAGGAGCTCGCCGGGATGGCCTTCACCAAGAAGGAGGCCAAGGCGCTCGCCCGCGACCTCGGCAGCCTGCTGGAGGCCGCCACCGAGCAACTCCAGAACGGCTTCGGGAAGGTCGGCAGGGGCACCCTCGCCGAGATCTTCGAGAAGGACATGGGGACGATCTTCGCCAAGCACCTCGGCGACTCGCTCGGCGGCAAGGAGGCGGCCCGGGCACTCGGCCGCGAGTTCGGCGAGGCGTTCACCCGCAACTGGCTGAGCGGCGTCGAACGGGCCGCCCTCAAGGACGGGTTGGGCGCCGTCGCCAAGGACGTCGCGGGCGCCGCGGCCGGGGCCGGGGCCAAGGACGCCGCCGGTGCCGGAGCCGGGGCCGTCGCCAAGGACGTCGCGGGCGCCGCGGCCGGGGCCGGGGCCAAGGACGCCGCCGGTGCCGGAGCCGGGGCCGTCGCCAAGGACGTCGCGGGCGCCGCGGCCGGGGCCGCCCCGGGCGGCGGGCTCAGGACCGCGCTCGGCGACGTCCTGAAGGGCGTCGACCCCAAGGTGCCCGGCCTCTCCGCCCGGCACGTCGAGATGCTCTCCACCCACCTGCCCGACCTGGCCGAGGGCATCACCGGCGGCAACCGGGCCTACCACCTCGGCCTCGCCCTCGGCGGCTACCTGCAGAGCGGCGCCCAGAACGTCCTCAGCGAGGGCTTCTACAACCTGATCTTCGGCGAGGACCACGAGTTCAGCGTCAGCGCGGGCAGCTTCCTCGGCGGCGTGCTCACCGGGGCGATGGGCCACGTCCTGCACCTCGGCGCCCACCCCGTGATGGCCCGCTACCAGCAGTGGGTCCACGACAAGCAGTACGAGGCGGTCGCCGAGGGGGCCTCCGAGTACTTCCCGCTGCACCACCCGATCAGCTTCGCCGCCCTCGCCAGCCTCGCCTCCGGCAAGATCGTGCCGTTCCCGGTGCCCCGGATGGGCCACCCCGGCTCGTACGAGGTCGCCAAGCTGCGCCACGGCACCCTGGACGACCTCGCCGACGCGGTCGGCCACGCCTCCGGGAAGCCGGTCACGTCGCCCCCGGCCGACTCCGAGGTCGCCGAGCTGATCCAGTCGCTGCTCGACCACGTCGACCTCCTGGAGGGCGACCACCCCGGCGGCACCGAACCGGTCGTCAAGGTCCCGACCGAGAGCGCCGAGCACCTGGACGAACCCGGCGGGAACGTGCCGAAGCCACCGGCCGGGCAGCCGCCCACCCGGTCCCGGGACGAGGACCTGACGACCAGCACGCACACGAGCACGAGCACGAGTACGAGCACGGGCGGCGCGGCCGGGGAGACTCCGCCGCCGCCTCCGCCGAAGGCACCGAAGGCGCCCACCCAGAGCCACGGGCCGGTCCTGGAGCAGCCGGTCGCCGCGCCGGTCCGGCCCGTCCCGTCCGCGCAGCAGCAACAGCAGCACGTCACCGCGCAGCACCAGCAGGTCGAGCAGCAACAGCAGCCGTCACCGCAGGCCACGGTCGTGCCGGAGGTGCCCGTCGCCCCGGACGTGCCGTCGGGCCCGCCGCGGGCGGCGTTCGGGGACGCGGCCTGGCAGCGCCCCCGGCGCGGTCTGCCCGAGGACTGGTCCGACGCCGAGGCCCGGCTGGCCGCGCACCGGATCGCCACCACCGGCGTGCCCGAGCAGGTCGGCGAGCGGGTCGGCGACCGGCCGCCGCCGCTGGTGTTCCGTGGTGAGCACGCCGGGGTGAAGGTGAACGTCCGGGTCGAGGACGGCCTGATCACCGACGTCTGGGGCGAACCCCACCAGCGTCCGCCCCACCCGTCCGGCGGCGGGTCGCCGACCGTGCTCGGCACCCGCGAGATCCGGCCGCCCGCGAACCCGCTCGCCCGGAGCACCGCCGAACGCCGCCACGAGTCGTTCCAGGCCACCCGGCTGCGCTACCCCGACGGCGACACCGAGACCCTGCTGACCCTGCGGGTGCACCTCGACACCCGGCACCTCGACCCCGCCGCCCCCGACACCGCCAAGGCCCTCGAAGCGCTCCGGCAGCGCGCCCGGCAGGGCGTCGCCGACACGTACGACCTCGGCCAGCGGCTGCCCGGCGGCGACCGGCTGCGGGTCGAGGTCGAGTTCACCGACCGGCCCGAGGACGCCCACCACACCGCGACCGTCCACCCCGGCGCGGGCCGCGAGGACCTGACCAACTGGAACCTGCACAGCGACGCCACCACCCTCGCCCACGAACTCGGCCACGCCCTCGGCCTGGCCGACGAGTACCGCGAGGCCGGCGCCGGCCCCCGCCCGGTCTACCCCGACAGCGGACTGATGGGCACCTGGTACCGCGACGGCCGCGACCGCCCGCTGCTCGACCTCGACCGCACCGGCACCACCCCCGGCACCGACGCCCCGCGCGGCGTCCTGCGCGCCCGCAACCTGCGCCAGCTCGGTGCCACCGTCGACGCCGCCTTCGGCCCCGCCCCGTCCCCGCACCCCGACCTGCCGGCCCGCGCCCGCTTCGGCGAGGACACCCGCCGCACCGCCCTGTACGGCGGCCCGAACGGCGGCGGCCACCTGTACGCCCCCGCCGGCTCCGGCCGCGAACGTCCCGCCCCCGTCCCCGGCGGCGGCCACCGCAACGGCACCTTCCGGGTGGTCGGCGGCCCCGCCGAGCACCTCCGCCCCCGCCCGAACGACCCCGCCGGCGACCTGGCGGGCGCCCGCCACCGCACCGTCTTCCCCGAGCACTGGACCGCCGACGACGCCGTCTACGCCGCCGAACAGGCCTACCAGCACGCCCTGCGCACCGGGAACACCACCAGGACCGGCCCCTACGCCTACCACTGGGAGGGCGAGTACGCGGGCGTCCGGATCGAAGGCGAGGTCAAGGCCGGCGAGTTCACCTCCTTCCGCCCCGCCGACCGCCAGTCCGACCTCGACACCCCCGCGTACGCGCCCTGGCACTCCACCCGGCAGCCCTTCGACCTGCGCGGCGACGACCTGCTCCAGTACGGCGACCGGCACACCATGACCGGCGCCCACCACGCCCCGACCCCCGCCGCGGCGGCCGCCCACGGCATCCGGATCGAACGCCTCCCCGAACCCGCCCGCCCCAACGGCACCTACCGCGCCACCGTCCACTACCTCGACCCGACGATCGCCCCCGGCGCCCCGCTCGCCCGGCAGGACACCCACTGGCACACCCCCGCCGGCGCGCCCCCGCACACCATGTACCCCGAGCACTGGACGCTCGCCGACGTCCACGCCGCCGTCGAGGAGGCGTACCGGAACCGCCGCGACCCCCGGCCCCCCGGCACCGGCGCCGAACACTGGGTCGGCGAGGCCCGCGGCGTCCGGATCGAAGGCGTCACCCGCGACGGCCGCCACCTCGTCCACCGCCCCACCGACGACCAGCCCGGCACCCCCGCCCCGACCCACCGCAGCGCCCCCCTCCGCGAACCCGCCACCCCCGGCACCGGCCACCGCCCGCCCACCGCCACCCCCGCACCCCTCCCCGCCCAGCCCCCGCACCCCGACCTCCGGCGCGCCGCCCCGACCCCGCCGCAGACCCCGCACGCTCCGCACGTCCCCGGCAACGACCTGCCCGAGCCCGGCCGGCGGATCGACGTCCCCGACGACGGACTCTGCCTGCTCCACGCGGTCGGCGTCAGCGCCCCCGAACTCGTCGCCGGACACCCCCTGCGGGAGAAGGCGACGGCCCGCCGGCTCATCGACCGGATCGCGGCACACTTCGGCAGCCTCGACCTGGCGGCCGTCCCGCCCGACATCATCCGGATGGTCCGGGCCCGGGACCTCGGCCAGCAGCAGTACTACCACCGGGAGGAACTGCGGCAGCTCCTCACCCCGGGGCAACGCGCCGCCGCCGACGGCCACAGCTACCAAGACCTGCGCCTCCAGGCCCTGACCGGACTCTTCGAACGCAGCAACCCGAACTGGACCCAGGAACTCTCCCGCGAAGCCCTGCTCGCCCACCTCGCCCCGGAGGACCGCGCCGCCGCCGCCGACCTCGACCACGCCCGACTCGCCGAACTCGTCCGCGAACAGACCCGCCGCTCCGACGAGACCATGCTGCCGAGCGAACGGACCGGCCTGCTCAGGGCCATCAACGCCTGGGCCTGGAACTCCGACTACGGCGACAGCTTCCCCGCCCTCGTCGCCCACGCACTGAACCTCCGCCTGCGGGTGATACCCGTCGGACCGGGCGCCGACCAACTCGTCGGACCGGAGAACGGCCGCCCCCTCGCCATCTACCGCGACGGCGCCCGCGTCCACTACCAGGCCAGCGAACCGCCGCCGCACCCGCTGCTCAGCGCGCTCGCGGCCGCCGACCCCGCACTCGTCCGGAAGGCCGCCCGCCCGCACCCCGCAACGGGCCCCGCCCCCGACCCCGTCCGCGTCCTGCGCGAGGCGATCGCCGACTACCTGAACACCGACAACCGCAGACTGCCGCAGGACCTCCTGGCCCTCGTCCGTCCCGGCGGCCGACACCTCGCACCCGAGCCCACGGGCAACCTCTCCCACCACCAGGCCCTCACCGAACTCCGCAGGCGCTTCGGCGACCCCGACGACCCGCTGTCCCCCACCGAATCCGACCTCCTCCCGTCCCTGCTCGCCCACGCCCTCGACATCCGCTTCCGCCCCACCGACGAATCCCCCGACACCGTCGGCCCCGCACACGCCCCCCTCGTCGAACTCGGCCACCCCCCGAAGGACCGCCGGGCCGAGGAAGAGACCGCCAAGGCGAAGGCGAAGGCCGAGGCGGAGGAGGCCGCGCGGGTCCTGCGTGAGCGGGAGGAGAAGCTCGCGCGTGAGCGGGAGGAGGCGAAGGCGAAGGCGGAGGAGGCCGCCCGGGTCCTGCGCGAGCGGGAGCGGGAGGAGGCCGAGGCGAAGGAGCGGGAGAAGAAGGAGCAGCAGGGGGAGCGGCAGGAGGACGGGGAGGCGCTGCGCGCGAAGGAGCGGGCCGAGCAGGAGCAGGCGCGGTTGCGGCGGGCCAAGGAGCGGGCCGAGCAGGAGCGGGCGCGGTTGCGGCGGGTGGAGGAGCGGGAGGAGGCCGCGCGGCTCCAGCGCGTGCGGCGGGAGGAGGACGAGCGGGCGCGGCAGCAGGAGGCGGCCGAGAAGCTGCGGGCGGAGCGGGCGGAGCAGGAGCGGGCGCGCCTGGAGCGCGAGAAGGAGCGCGAGAAGGCGCGCGCGGAGGCGCAGGAGAAGCAGCGGCTCGCGGAGGAGAAGCGGGAGCGGCTTGAGCGTGAGGAGGCGGAGGACGCGGCGCGGCCGCCGAAGACGGTGATCGACGGCGGGGACCTGGTGCTCGCGCTGAGCGCGAACGAGGTGGCGCTGCGGCAGAAGGTCATCGAGGTGCTGGTGGCGAAGGCGAAGGGCGACCGGGACGCGGTGCGGGCCTTCGCGGAGGCGTACTTCGGGCCGGCGGTGCTGCGGCCGATCCTCGCGGCGGTGTCCCGGGGGGAGACGTGGCGGGCGCCGTTCCGGGGGAACGGGTGGAGCGGCGAGGTGGTGCTGCGCGGGAAGCTCGCCCGGGCCGAGCGGCGGAAGGGGCGGACGAAGATCGAGTTCGAGAACGGGGCGGACCGGTCCGTCGCGGTGGGCGGGCGCGCGGAGAAGCAGTGGCAGTTCGCTGTCGGCGGCCAGCTTCGGCACACCAACGACGACATCCAACTGGCCGAGCTGGTCGGCTACTTCCACGATCGCGGCGAGGGCGAGACGCACGTCGAGGTCAGCGGTGTGGTGGCGCGTTCGAAGACCTCGGTCGATGCGGTCGTGTACGACTCCACGATGGCCCTCGAACTGGACTTCAGCGGGCTGCGGCACCATCGCGCCCCGGTGCGTCCGGACGCCGAGGCGGCGGTCGAACGGGTCGAGGTCGGGCTGACCGTCGCCGCGCCGAGGTACCAGGCGCCGCCGAAGGACGTCGAGCTGGTGCCCCCGTCGCGGCTGGCCAGGGACGGCCGGATCGGCGGGCAGGAGATCGTCCTGGAGCTGACCCCGCGCGCCCGGCAGTCGGACGCCGGGCAGTCGGACGCCGTACCGAAGACGCCGGTGGAGCTGTTGCTCGACGCGGTGTGGGCCGAGGCGACGGCACAGGTGCGGGAGAACTGGCCCGCGCTGCGGGCGAAGATCCTCGCCGAGGTCGATTTCGCCCGGCTGCACCACGAGTTGAAGAGCGCCACGGCGGGCGAGCCGATCACCGTGGTGCTGACCGACGCCGACGGCGAGCCGCTGGCCCGGGTGGACATCACCGCGAAGGTCAGGGACCTGCGGGTGGTCGGCGTGACGGACCCGACCGAGTTCAACATCGGCACCGTCGTCCAGCAGGTGAGCGGCAGTCAGCGCAGCCGGGGCCACGCCGGACAGTTCCCGCTGTTCCCCACCACCGGACCGGCCCTGGGCGACGGGATCGTCAACGGCGGGGCGAACCAGCGGCACGCCCGGGAGGGCGTCGTGATCGAGGGCAGCAGCCTGACGTCCCAGCTGACCAGCAAGGCGAAGGTGCCCGGCGTCCTGTACGAGGGCACCGTCGAGTTCACGGTGTCCTTCAACGGCAAGGAGGGGAAGCCCGCCGGAGCGGCGGACGTCCGGTTGCTGGTCGACCGCCGGGACACCGAGGAGAGGAGCCTCCTCCCGAAGCCGGAGACCGTGCCCGCGACCGTGCCGGAGACCGGGAACGTCGAGGCGGCGTCGACGCACCGGATCCTCGGACCGGCGGACGACGTCTGGGCGAACGGCCTGGACGACACGGTCGTCGTACGCGACCTGGAGGGTACGGCCGCCCTGCGCGAGGCGCTCGACGCCAAGGGCGCGGAGCGCTACGGGAAGGACTGGCCGCGGATCCGGGAGGAGGTGCTGGCGACGGTCAACCTGCCGAGGCTGGCCGCCCACATGACCGCCCTGAGCAGGGGCGAGTCGGTGGAGGTCAAGCTGGGCGGCAAGGACGGGATCGTCGTCACGTTCACCGCGGAACTCGACCGGCTGACCCACCGCCGGGTCGACGACGAGGCCGAGCTGAACCCGGTGAGCGAGACCAACGCCTTCAGCGAGGTCCGCGGCCTGTCCTCCCGCACCGACACCTTGCACTTCCAGGCCGGCGGGAAGGGCAAGGACAGCGCGTCCGGCATCGGCGTGGAGGTGACGCCGGTCGGCAGCGCCCAGCAGCGGGCCCGCGAGGGCTGGCGCGACCGCAGCAACGAACGCGTCGTCGCCAACGGCAAGTACAAGCTGCCGCAGGTGCTCTACGGAGCCGAACTGACGGTGCGGGTCGAAGTCGACGTGAAGGGCCGGAAGGCCACCGCCGGAGAGAAGGTCACGGTCGAGATCGGCCTGGACAAGACCAGCACCGTCGAACGCGAACTCCCGAAGGGACAGAAGGACTTCGAGCGTCCCAAGCCCAAGGAGCCGCAGTCGGACGCGAACGAGAACGCGAACGCGAACGAGAACGCGGACGGGGGCAAGAAGCCGGGCGAGGACGAGGACAAGAAGCCGGACGACCAGCCGCCCGTCCCCGTCCTGCCGTCCCGGGTGAAGTCGCGGAACGAGCTGAACGCGTCCTATGTGGTGCACAGCCTGGGCAGTACCGCCGATGTCCGCGCCAAGGTGAAGGCGATCATCGGTGCGAAGCACACGCTGACGGCGGAGCACGCGAGCCGGATCGACCGTGCTTTCAAGCACCTGGTGCTGAAGGGGCAGTTGTCCCGGCTCAGCCGGGGGGCGAAGCTCACCGAGACGGTCGGCGGGCGACTGTGGAGCGCGGAGATCGTCCTCACCGCGAAGGTGCGGGAGCCGGTCGCGGGCGGGGAGGGGAAGGCGCCGGTGCCGCCGAGGCCGGTGAAGGGGTACGAGTTCGAGTCCGGCAGCCGGGCGTCCCGGGGGCAGGGGTACGTGCAGGACCGGGTGCTGCGGGGGACGGGGGGCGTCCAGGCCAAGGTCAAGGCGCTGGCGTTGGAGGGCGCCGTGGGGCACGTCCAGCGGAGGGACCAGACCCACGGCGAGGCGGCGGACGTCGTCGGTTCGGTGTCGAACCGGGGCAAGCACGTCGAGGATGCCGCGGTGTTCGACCTCGACGCGGTGTACGACGTCGAGGTCAGGTTCACCTGGATGGGGCGGGAGGACGGGCCGCCGGTCACGGATTCGGCGTCGGTCAGGGCGCGGGTGGCGGTTCCGCTCCGGGACGCCGTGGCCGACACCGTGCCGAAGGTCCGGCCGGAGGACACCGAGGCGCAGGCGGCGGCGAAGAGGGCCGCTGCGGCGGAGGCCGAAGCCAGGAAGCTGGCGGAGTCGCTGGAGCGGGACCGGCTGGACTCCTCGGCGATCGTCACCGACGTCCACTCGGTGACCGAGCCCGGCGAGGGACCCCGCCGGACCCTGGGGGAGTCGCTGGTCGACCAGTTGGAGGACGGGCCGAGGCGCTGGAAGGACGCGGCCGAGCAGCGGCGGCCGGGATGGACGGCGGAGGGCTGGCAGCGGGCGAAGGACGCCGCGGCGGAGGTCGGGCGGCTGGCGAAGGGCCTGTTCGCCAGCCGGGACTGGGCCCGGATGCGGGCGGAGCTGGAGGGCGAGCTCACGCCGGACCGGCTCCAGGCCAGGCTGAAGGGGATGCTGGCGGGCGACCGCAAGCCGCTCCGGATCGGGTCGGTCACCGTCGAGACGGGGGCCGTGCTGGTCGGCCGGCTGGAGCACCTGGGGGCCGCGGGGACCACCGAGTTCAACGCGGGCACCGACGTCCAGCACGGCTTCGCCGACTCCGGGTCGGAGACCCACTCGGGCACGGGGCGCGGGCACAGCACGAACCTCGGAGGGGCGGGCACCGTCCCGGGCACGGTGCCGGTCACGATCGGGCTGGCCGGCAACTACGGGCGCGGCCGTGACTGGATCGAGGCCCAGGCCAAGTCGGTGGCGTCCGGTTCCGCCTCCAAGGCCAAGGTGCCGGGCAGCGCCTACCGCGGCGAGGCGGAGCTGCAGTTCACGATCACCTGGAAGCCGAGGTTCGGCCGGAAGGTGGTGCTGCGGACCACGGCCCGGGTCGGCTTCGAGACCCTCATCGAGACGGCCGAGACCGGTCCGGTGGTGAAGCCGGCCGCGTCCGGGGCGAAGGAGGGGCCGGCGCTGCCGTACAAGCCGGGCCCGGAGCAGGCCGTCCGGGTGCCGCCGGAGCGGGTCTGGAAGGAGGGGCTGGGCGACACCGACGTGCTGCGCTGGCTCGGCGACGTCGGCGGACTCCAGGACATGGTGCGGGAGTTGGAGGTGAAGCACTTCGGCGGCTCCACCGACACCGCCCGGAGCGTCACCTCGCACAGCTATCTCTCCGCCCTGTTCTCCGCCGCCACCCGGGGCACCGACCCGGTCTCGGCCGGGCAGCCGGGGAGCTGGCCGCTCGGCGGCGACAAGAGCCTCGAACTGGGGGTGAAGATCCTGGAGCTGGACTATCAGGGCAAGGATGCCAAGATCGAGCTGAGCCCGGCCAACGGTTTCACCGCCGGGGCGTCCGGCACCGCCCTGTCGTCCTCCTCCGGCGGCGGCCAACTGCGGGTCGGCCTCAAGTTCGCCGACGACTTCTCGCACAGCCCGGCGCTCCTGCTCGGCGCGCAGCGGACGGTCCGCGAGGGCGGCGGCCAGGGCGGCACCGGGCAGACCGTCTCCAACGGCAAGTACCCGACCGAGATGGCCCGGTACAGCGGGTACGCCCGGATCGAGGCGGTGGCCCTCCAAGGCGGGAAGGAACTGGGCCGGAGCAGCGGCGTACTGCCGTTCACCGTCGACATCCCCTTCGCGGATACCAGTGAAAGCAAGATCCCGAGCGATACTTTCCTTGCTTTCAGTGAAACCGTTCCCGAAGGCGACCTGAGATTCAACGGTGACCCGCGGATCCTTGAGGACGCCTGGGAACTGCTGTACCCCAGGCCGAACCAGGAGGGCGCCCCCCGGACCCCGCTCGACGCCGAGACCCGCGGCCGACTGGCCGGCCTGGTCCAGCTCGGGCGCGCCGCCTACGGCACCGACTTCACCGTCCACAGCGAGGCCGGTCGGCACCGGATCTGGACGGTCCACCGGCTGGCCGAAGCCGCCGGTGGCGCCCGAGACCAGCTGAACGGCCTGATCAGGGAACTGCTGCCGACCAAGGAGCCCACCGAGCCCACCAACGCCGACATCCGCCGGCTGCTCGAAAAGGTGGAGCGCTGGCTGAGCCGCCGCCACGGCGGGCAGCGGCTCACTCCGGACGAACTCCGTGCCGCCGCCCGCAACGACTGGCGGGTGGAGGACGACATCCTCGGGGTGCTCAACCCGGCCGGCAGCGGGGCGTGA